In a genomic window of Candidatus Latescibacter sp.:
- a CDS encoding sodium:solute symporter family protein: NIGTMVLGSGRIIEGLTGGGINFITAVAIITVLFVFYGLAGGMVAAALNDVVQGFLTIVFSFLMLPFAISKVGGFTALHEQVNAGASYDFFSLVAPKGITFFWIFMIVINGMINWAVQPHTIPSSTANRTEMNARIGVTYGNFIKRFCTVAWAFTGIAAISLVPNLKNPDNAFGEMARILLPAGLVGLLIASLLATIQSTGVVLMISGSSIFVRNFYAVYFKKRPEKHYLFVGRLVSFAIVLGSLGFALLLPGVIKALELFMQIPALIGIPFWMGIVWRRANPASAWASFLAAAGVFLFCELALDIPLPWQMVCYLTAGITTGIIVGFLTPRQPKEKLDPFYQRLRTPVLAEEHLASDNVV; encoded by the coding sequence CGTCTTCTACGGCCTGGCGGGAGGCATGGTCGCCGCGGCGCTCAACGACGTGGTTCAGGGGTTCCTCACCATCGTCTTCTCTTTTCTCATGCTGCCATTCGCCATTTCCAAGGTCGGAGGATTCACCGCACTCCACGAACAGGTGAACGCAGGCGCTTCGTACGACTTCTTTAGCCTTGTTGCACCAAAAGGTATTACTTTTTTCTGGATTTTTATGATCGTCATCAACGGCATGATCAACTGGGCGGTGCAGCCGCACACCATTCCCTCGAGCACCGCGAACCGCACCGAGATGAACGCCCGGATCGGAGTGACCTACGGCAACTTCATCAAGCGTTTCTGCACCGTTGCCTGGGCATTCACCGGCATCGCAGCCATCTCGCTCGTTCCCAACCTCAAGAATCCGGACAACGCGTTCGGCGAAATGGCTAGAATTCTCCTGCCTGCCGGACTGGTGGGCCTGCTCATCGCCTCGCTCCTCGCAACCATCCAATCCACCGGCGTGGTGCTCATGATCAGTGGTTCGAGTATTTTCGTCCGTAACTTTTATGCGGTATATTTCAAAAAACGCCCGGAGAAACATTATCTTTTCGTCGGACGGCTGGTATCATTCGCCATCGTGTTGGGCAGCCTGGGATTTGCCCTGCTCCTGCCGGGAGTCATCAAGGCGCTGGAGCTCTTCATGCAGATTCCCGCGCTTATCGGCATCCCCTTCTGGATGGGAATTGTCTGGCGTCGGGCCAATCCTGCTTCCGCTTGGGCGAGTTTCCTCGCCGCCGCCGGGGTATTTCTCTTCTGCGAACTGGCGCTGGATATACCGCTGCCGTGGCAGATGGTGTGTTATCTGACCGCGGGAATCACCACCGGGATTATCGTTGGATTCCTGACCCCGCGTCAGCCCAAGGAAAAGCTCGATCCGTTTTACCAAAGGCTCAGAACCCCGGTGCTCGCCGAGGAACACCTGGCCTCCGATAACGTGGTGTAA